TTCCCCGTGCGAAAATTGCAACACCTGAAGAAATTGCAGGTTCCATTATTTTTCTCGCTTCCGAATTATCCAATAATATCGTTGGCGAAATTCTAAATGTAAACGGCGGTAGTGTGCTTTGCGGATAGTTACACGATATATCTTAATCACACTAATTTTTTCTGATATTCCACTCTGTTTCATAAAAATTGAGTAAATCTACTAAAAAAGCTAAAAAATATAGATTTTAAAATACCCCAAAACAGCTTGTATTCGATAGTTTTCAAAAATAATCCTTAAAATCTTTTAAAATTGAAAGATTTTACTTGCGTAATTCTTCAAAATTTATAATATTTACATCGAATATAAGGTTAATTAATTCATTCTAAACTATTATATAAGTGAAGACAGCTAAAACACAATATCTAAGAGGAAAACAAATCATTCAAAAACCGATACAGGGTGATGTTACAATTACAACCTTAGTAGATAAATATTTTCAGGCATACAATGCTGCTCGTTTGCGTGAAGCTTGCCATTTGCTTACTCAAAAGATGTTAAAAAAAGATGTTACTATCGGAATGAGTTTAACAGGTGCCCTGACTCCTGCCGGTTTGGGGGGAACTTGCATCGTCCCTTTAATGAAAGCCGGATTTGTTGATTGGTTAGTTTCGACAGGGGCAAATTTATATCACGATGCACATTTTGCACTTGGCTTGAGTATGCACCGGGGCACACCGTTTATCGATGATCGGATTTTGAGAGAAGAGGGTGTTGTCCGGATATATGATGTTTTGTTTGATTATAACGTTTTACTTTCGACGGATGAATTTTTCAGAGAGATTTTTAAATTTCCGGAATTCGATAAAGAAATGGGAACTTCCGAATTGCACTACTTAATTGGGAAGTTTGTTTACGAACGCGAAAAATTATTAGGAATTAAAAATCACAGCATATTGGCTGCAGCATATTTGTATGGCGTTCCGGTTTATACTCCTTCGCCAGGCGATAGTTCAATCGGGATGAACATTGCAGCTATTAAGTTAGGAAAAACTAATTTCAAGTTAGATGTTTTCAAAGATGTGAACGAAACAGCAGCGATAGTATTGAATGCCAAACGAGGTGGCGGTAAGAGTGGTGTTTTTATTTTGGGTGGCGGTTCACCAAAAAACTTTATGCTTCAAACAGAACCGCAGTTGCAAGAAGTTTTAAAGATAGATGAAAAAGGACACGACTACTTTTTACAGATAACCGATGCGCGTCCCGATACAGGCGGTTTGTCGGGCGCAACACCATCGGAAGCGGTAAGCTGGGGAAAGGTCGACCCGAACCAACTTCCCGACACGGTTGTGGTTTATAACGATTCGACGATTGCACTTCCGATAATTACATCGTATGTTCTTACTAAATCAAAATCACGCCCTTTAAAAAAACTATATCATCAAAGAGAAAAATTAATAAATAAACTTTATCAGGAGTACAAAAAGAACGAAAAACGTTCCAAAAGTAAAAAGCAACACAAGAAGTAATTAATTCACTAATTCAAATAATTTAAATAATTCATACTTAACAATAACAAACCATAAGGAGGTTTTAATGAGCCGATATAATGAACTACGAGACCTGGTTGCAAGTTTCGAAAAAGATTTTGTAAAATTCTACGACAAAGGAAACAAATCTGCCGGAACACGCGTCCGAAAAGCTATGAACGAAATAAAACGGAAAGCACAAGAAATCCGTAAAGAAGTTC
This portion of the Bacteroidota bacterium genome encodes:
- the speY gene encoding deoxyhypusine synthase — protein: MKTAKTQYLRGKQIIQKPIQGDVTITTLVDKYFQAYNAARLREACHLLTQKMLKKDVTIGMSLTGALTPAGLGGTCIVPLMKAGFVDWLVSTGANLYHDAHFALGLSMHRGTPFIDDRILREEGVVRIYDVLFDYNVLLSTDEFFREIFKFPEFDKEMGTSELHYLIGKFVYEREKLLGIKNHSILAAAYLYGVPVYTPSPGDSSIGMNIAAIKLGKTNFKLDVFKDVNETAAIVLNAKRGGGKSGVFILGGGSPKNFMLQTEPQLQEVLKIDEKGHDYFLQITDARPDTGGLSGATPSEAVSWGKVDPNQLPDTVVVYNDSTIALPIITSYVLTKSKSRPLKKLYHQREKLINKLYQEYKKNEKRSKSKKQHKK
- a CDS encoding histone H1, translated to MSRYNELRDLVASFEKDFVKFYDKGNKSAGTRVRKAMNEIKRKAQEIRKEVQELKTTDTPGGDSPTM